The stretch of DNA CCATGATGATTACACTCATGTGGGAGATTAACATTTGTTGATATCAAGAAGTTCCACGAGTCGTGCAATAgtacaacaaaaaattttctctttacTTGGTTGCGTGACCCTTGCACCAACGTGGGATAAATAAAAACACACACAAGAACATTAACATGAAGGGGATTCTTGGTTTCACAGGAGATGGATTGGTAATTTCACATGCTCATGTCTGGGTGCAAGGGCAACTTGACCAGGCAGctttctctttccttattattttttttttccataaatggTTCTCTGAGCCATTGGGGAAAAGTACATTAgcacatttctctctctctctctctccccttcacATGAAATGAGCTTGCTACCCTCCTATATGCGATATTGTGTCTCACCTCATTGGGGCACTCTTCCCTGTTATGCCACTTTCTCAAAGAGTCCACACCCTTTATTTTATAACCAGGGCCCACAATATCAATTGTTGAGCCCATAGTTGCCAAGGCATCGCCTTggtgtccaggcggtttgcctgagTAGTAGGTGATTGTTGCCTTGCACATTGCCTTATAATTTTGGACTtattttatgccaaatatcagtcaaataaaattaaatgtttttatttacttaaaatattattcataaataaataaatacttaccttatttgaattcaataaaaatagtctaaaatcaaatttcaaaaggataaaaaatcaaccccCCATTCTAAGAATAAAAAGTAGGTTTTTGGTTATAGCTAGagatgattttcaactttcaaatgttgggtttttttttttcaattctgaaaattttattatgGTAAAAATCCATTGTTGGAAAACTAGGTTTTGTAACATGACTCGTCATCTTCAAAACCTAGTGAGTCAGAGTGAGTCACAAAAAATCAGGCgagtcatgtcaaatttcacTCTCTCATTCACATATTAGTCTTTCTCAAgtaaatccaaataaataataaataaataaattaaatgagacaagaTTGAATAAaagtatttatttttcaatttttttttatgaagccCATCATTCATGGTCTCTTGGATTAAAATGAtaagatcaaacttggagatgtcatggtcaaaaatcatgttttttaattaaatttaggTGTATACACTCAATAGTCACTAGACTCAATATAAAAGCTCAGACATTGAACATTTAACatcattagaatatattttagttcaaaattgtttaaaaaagCCGACTCAAAATTTTGATAAGAATCGATCGTTTTGTTGTGACTCGGGAAAAACAAACAAGTCTTGAATGACTCGATATGATTTGGTCCgagtcttgtcattttttaatacGGTTTAATAGCATTTGCACACTTTAATATAAGTTTGACAGGAACATAGTTTTATCACCAGAACATagttttgtcattacaactcagatttaagtaatctagATTTGCAAAGCTGATTTTGTGCTATAACTAATACAATAAGTCTCATGTGAAAATAAAATCACTTgactagtattttttttttttttttttgataggttaaTAAAACttattcagttgggataaggttatggtggttgttgttgttgttgttgttgttgttgttgttgttgttgttagtaaaacttattatagaacaaaagtgtttctctaaatattgattttttatgatttaatattgAGACGTGTGGAGTGCAATGGACTCATCTGGGTTTATACTTGATTGTTAATTCAAAAGTAGAAAAAGGTCACCTTAGATTTAAATAGGTGGTGTTTGTTTTTGGGAATAACCTTATGCATTTAGATGATTCGGCAAAGCAGGATGAAACCATTTCCTTCCATGTGACAACTAACGAAACCTCAGTTGATGATAGAAATGCTCAAATCCTTGTAGGACAACAAATTGTGTGAACTGTGAACTACCATATTCTTCCGAACGAATCATTTCAACTTGGAAACACAGCATAAAACCAAGTTTCTGTGAGGGAAGATGAATAGTGTTTGAAACCATGGACATGCAATTATGTCTTCGcagaaaggaaaagataaagaatACAGGTCTACTGGTCAGTCTTGAAGCATCAACAACATGAACTCGAAAAAACAGAAGCTCAAAGAGACCTTTTATTAAAGGCATGCCTTACAATCTATAACATTAGCTCATATATATTCCTATGGCATTCCACTTCTGTTGTACAAAgtagaaatcaaaacaaaaaacaggTCAATGGAGAAGTACTAACACATAAATCTTGCCTCACACAGCGACAGGTATGGCTTCATCAAGAGCAAGAACTCCAGGAAGCTCCTTGCCTTCCAACAATTCCAAACTGGCACCACCACCTGTTGAGATGTGGCTCATCACATTTGCAACTCCCACTTTCTCAACTGCTGCAACAGAATCACCACCTCCTATGATTGTTGTTGCCCCCTTTCCACTAAGCTCTGCCAGCTTCTTTGCAATTGTCTGTGACCAGATTGGCCATGTGAATCCATTCATTCATTAATGACAttgaaagaggaaaaagaagaaaaaaaaaaatggtaatatgTTCATCATCAGCTTAAAATTTCCAATCAAATGGACATAAATAGCTACATTTTACATGCATACGATTCCCATAATTCAAGCCAGTACAGAAATTACTGTATACCTCTGTTCCAACGGCAAACTTGTCAAACTCAAATACTCCCATAGGTCCATTCCAGATAATGGTTTTCGTGGTGTCCAAGGCTTCATTGAATGTCTTAATTGACTCGGGTCCAATATCTAATCCCATCCAACCATCTGGAATGCCAGAGGCAGGAACAACCTGCACATTccaaagagaatttttttcttagttgctcatATGTCCCAAAAGGATGTTGAAACCCAGTTACTAGATACTGGAAATCTGTTtcattttactaaaaaaattattgattcAGTTTCACTCCATACTGTTCAAATAGTCGACAGAACACTTCATTTCCCAAAGCTGCATCTCTAAGGCCAAGGATATATTGGGGCACAAGGAACAAACCTTGCTGTTTGCATCAGCAGCAAACTTGTCCGCAACAACCACATCGGCTGGTAACAATAGAGAAACACCCTTTGACTTGGCCTTTGCAAGAAGTGATGTTGCAAGGTCGAGCTTGTCTTCCTCCACAAGAGATGCACCCACTGGAAGGCCTTGTGCCTTGTAGAAAGTGAAGATCATTCCTCCACCAAGAAGGAGAATATCACATTTCTCCAGCAGAGATTCGATCACCCCGATCTTGGATGAGACCTTTGAACCTCCAACTATGGCAGCAAATGGTCTCTTGGGGCTTGAAACTGCTCCAACAAGATAGTCAAGTTCCTAAAACAGGGATGAGATAAATTATTATGTGGAAATTGAAAGATTAGTAATAAAGTAATGACCATAACCAGTCTCTGCTTGAACCTCTGGAGTGATAGGTCATTGTGCTGCAAGCACCTCACAAGTCGCAACTTCCATCCTCTGATCTAAATTCAGGAATTCCTTGGTAACTTTGTGAAattaagaagcaaaaaaatggCACTTTGTATCCTTACCTTCTGCAATAGGAAGCCAGCAACAGAAGGCTTCAGGAATTTGGTAACTCCCTCTGTTGATGCATGAGCTCTGTGAGCAGTCCCGAATGCATCATTCACATAGAGGTCTGCAAGGGATGCAAGCTTCTTTGCGAACTCAGGCTcatttttctcctcctccttgtaGAACCTAACGTTCTCAAGAAGAAGAACACCACCTTCAGGGAGGGCAGCCACCAACTTCTCAACTTCTGGACCGATACAGTCATCAGCCTTCACAACCTGTTCAATTTCCAGATAGAGAgcgaaaaggaagaaaaagacgAAATTTCAGCTTCTATGGACTACAATTGAGGTACTTACTTAAGGTGAGGGGAATTAACCATACCTTGATACCAAGGAGCTCAGACAACCTAGGCACAAGAGGACTTAAGCTGAATTTTGGGGTTACACCCTTTGGTCTCCCCTGAAATCCAAGAGAACAGATAAGAATTCAGTTGCAGCAGTGACATAATAtgatgttaagtttgtctcgaattcttgacccgttttgaagattgacccgatctgacatattttggtggcgacccgaatggaaaattttctgagatctgtgatggaagcagagggcttgggccgataggcccaagtccggagcccatcactgatctcgtatgggggtgcgggggcgtatggttcgaccggatcgaccgtgacccaatgggtcgaaccgctatttggagtatatatataatgtactgttgcttgttgaaagtcattgtattctagggttttcacgaagctagggtttcagggcgagttctttctcaccgctgctagggtgtaatccttcttctgcatagtgaatcattttcttcttcgcccgaggacgtagcacaccactctggtgtatgaacctcgttaaatctctgtgtcgtacggatctattgtctctctttattcgtgtttcttggtgtttgatctaacaaatgAAACCACACACAAACAAATCCAAGGGAAGAACTTGTCACTAACTAAATATTCTAATTTTGATTCTTAGCTTCAACTTATCCAACCCATCTAAAATTAGGTGAAACAAGCAGAAAACAGTAAGGAGATGAGCCAATATGGCAATTTGATTACAACCAAAATGGCTAAGTTACAAcctatttttcaaattataaAGCAGATATAAAATTGTGAAGCAATTAAAAACTGTAAAAGAGAATAACACGCTTCAATCTGACCAAACCTACGTAAGAGCATCAAAATCAGGAAAGCCATGAGGTCCTTCGTTAAAGAAACGCTACAGcttcaagaaaaattggaacCCAGAGAGGCGCAATAGCAATACTAAAgagcatagaaaaaaaaaagaacttcagATCAGAACAGAAGCTCAACAGAAGAAATAGACCAATTCAAAACTACAAAAATTATGTCGAAACCAAATTCAGATACAGTAAAAGCAGTATCCACAAGAAATTCTGAACCACAAACATCAAACGAAGACACTATAAAAACCCCATTTAGAGAATCCCAAATCCAGACAAAAAGACaatgaaactcaaatcaaagagaatgagaagaaaaatattactcaccagatggCTGGACAGAATGACTTTAGCCCCATTTCCAATCAAATGCTTGATCGTAGGTACAGCAGCCCGAATCCTGGTATCATCAGTAATGTTCTGGTTATCATCCAAAGGTACATTCAAATCAGCCCTCACGAAGACCTTCTTCCCCTTCAAATCCGCAGCCGTGAGATCTCCA from Macadamia integrifolia cultivar HAES 741 unplaced genomic scaffold, SCU_Mint_v3 scaffold933, whole genome shotgun sequence encodes:
- the LOC122070485 gene encoding phosphoglycerate kinase, chloroplastic; protein product: MASAISPTSLSLPHSSSSSSSTSNSRSSLQVAASLSSPRLRSVGLRTPLRRLGFSGAAVDPLLARHVAAKIGAVGTNGKGVRGVVSMAKKSVGDLTAADLKGKKVFVRADLNVPLDDNQNITDDTRIRAAVPTIKHLIGNGAKVILSSHLGRPKGVTPKFSLSPLVPRLSELLGIKVVKADDCIGPEVEKLVAALPEGGVLLLENVRFYKEEEKNEPEFAKKLASLADLYVNDAFGTAHRAHASTEGVTKFLKPSVAGFLLQKELDYLVGAVSSPKRPFAAIVGGSKVSSKIGVIESLLEKCDILLLGGGMIFTFYKAQGLPVGASLVEEDKLDLATSLLAKAKSKGVSLLLPADVVVADKFAADANSKVVPASGIPDGWMGLDIGPESIKTFNEALDTTKTIIWNGPMGVFEFDKFAVGTETIAKKLAELSGKGATTIIGGGDSVAAVEKVGVANVMSHISTGGGASLELLEGKELPGVLALDEAIPVAV